Part of the Ictalurus furcatus strain D&B chromosome 10, Billie_1.0, whole genome shotgun sequence genome, CAATGCATCAaaagtgtatgtgtttgtgtagaggATTTTACAGTgcagctcagccaatcagattttaaaacTGGAACAATGTTTCATAAACATCTATCCatcgctctccctccctctctccctctctctctttatatatagtgtgtgtgtgtgtgtgtaatataatataattatttttattttttttttttctcttcagttgCAGACCCCAGCGTCTTTTGCTCAGAGTGTACAGGAGCTCACTATTGCCCTGCAGAGAACAGGAGACCCGGCCAACCTCAACCGCCTTAGACCGCATTTAGAGCTGCTGGCTGACATCGACCCGAGCCCAGGTCTGTGCTCAGACGCACCTTACAAGACATGAATAAGCAATGATCCACTAAACAGCTGTTGTCGTTTTGGTGCTGCACTTTCAGCACATTTGATCTGACACAAAACGACCATAATGATGTAAAGTAAAGAATATTGCTTTACCAAGAACACCAGAAAATATaaacttctctgtcctgaagactttacgGTGTCAGTACAACTTTTTATAAAGCacttgtacttttttatttatttgtttatttaatccatttatgtggagcgtccgccatagtccctgtgaatgagatactatagaaacaataacatgttGGAATGAGCGCATTACTATGAATCCGAAAGTACCTGCCTCATACATACGGTATTCCCAGTTTAATTTTTATACTGGTTGTTTTATACATCAATAAATGAATTTGTGATCTGTCTCAACTAGATGCCCCTGCCCCTACATGGGAGCAACTGGACAAAGGGCTGGTGGCTGTAAAAACAGTAGTGCATGGTCTTGTGGACTTCATCCAGAACCATAGCAAGAAGGCAGGAGACCCACAGCAGGTAcgtaaatccatccacatacagCACAAACGTTACtggcacttttttctttttcatgtggCATTCTGACATTCTCACCAACGTTGAAAGGTCTCTAAAACAGTGTGTCATGTCTTCCTAGGCTCCTCAGCACAGCAAGTACAAGACATACATGTGTAGAGATATGAAGCAGAAGGGAGGGTGTCCCAGAGGCGCAAGCTGCACCTTTGCCCATTCCCAGGAGGAACTGGAAAAGTGAGTGATTCCTCTTTGCTCAGTGTCTTCATGGACACTGTGCAGTGTggtttcatatttattcatcttaacCCCAGGTTCCGTAAGATGAACAAGCGTCTGCCTTTGCGAAAGCCCCTCAGCCAGTCGCTGACCCAGCTTAACGACATGGACATGGGTTGCAATCCGGGCCTTCTGCCTGATGATGGATTGGATCTGGCGCATCTGACCCACAAACCTGCCATGGTCACTAATGGCATTCTATCAGTGCCACCTGGATCAGAGCTCACACATCTGGTCTCCCGTGGATCGGCAGCACCCTACGACACGGCTCGCAAGCTGGGAAAACTAGACACAGGCAGCCTCAGTGCTCCTGAATCACCTCCAGACTCGTAAGTGGGAAATACTAATTAGCCTAGCTTGCTCTCTAGGTAAAGCCTCtggtatccccccccccccttttttttttttttttttttttttttttttacgtgtatGCGCACAGTCGTAcacatagcctttcaaagtatactgtACGTGTACATAGACAGTCGACGTGTACACATTAGGACAAcctgcactacccctcctggcctacaagagtcagtacagagcagtaaagcaggtcttctggtgtgaaTGGCAACAAAGCGAAGAACAGTGCTCGGGCAATCTCGCCACGATTAGCACCcgtatacaaatccttatacccTGTgactagaattatacaaatgcgggtagtttctaacctgcactcgtttccgTCTCTTCCGTTTATTCTGTTTCTTCGACTATGTTGAGAATCaacggccctgggtcactgttgccaccttgtggaacaactaaatagtgcaaaacaATTAATGCGCATGTGCGACCTGCAACTGGTTAGAAAAATCTGGCAGCGTGCGTACAGTACATGCGTACTTTGCCGATTATGAAATTTGCGTCATGCgtactgtacgctgttcctagcGTACGCATGAAAAGTGAAGTATACTTTGGGCTTTAGACTGCATGCAGCTACAGTTAAAGTGAGGGGTCACAGCATGTATCAGTATCCTCAAAATaggcacatttttattttagttacatTGCAGCACTGAGATATTGGCAGTAAAATATTTTCAGGTCAAGTCTCCTTGAATTTTATTACTCTgcatataataaacacaaatttcATAAGAAAATAACATGCAGCTTTTTGGTTTACTCAGGATTTAGTGTCTGGCATAATGTGTGCACACCATCCAGATTAGCTCTcaggaatttaaaaaacacacattacacCCAAAGAGGACATGTCAAAAACATGGACAAAGTctatttctgtctttgttttctGCAGCCTGGACTCCATTCCTAAAGTGATGTCTTCAACATCTCATCCTAGAGTCCCGAGAGAGGGTCTGACTGCACACACATTGTCTGCTGTCTCCAGAGTTCCCCAGATGCCACAATACCCTCCACATCAGCCTGAGGCCTATTACTCAGAATCCAGAGTACCACCGTCTGGTTCACAATACGATTCCTCTCAGTATCCCTCTGGTAAATCTTTATTATCTTTAGATcaatgtccactttattaggaacacctgcagtTATCCAATTAACCAATCAAGTGGTAGCAgcgaaatgcaaaaaaaacatcaagcagatacaggtcaagagcttcagttaatgttcatttcaaacatccgaaaaaagaaaaaaaaaaaagtgaactctGACTTTGAACGTGGAATGGATGGAGACTTCCTTGCAGCTCaaaccaatacacacacacacacacatttatttatatatatatatatatatatatatatatatatatatatatatataaataatataaattagtgtgtgtgtgtgtgtgttacatacaTTTACCCAGTTTTATCCACAAAACCTACATTCTACATATTTGGGTGAAATTACAAATGTTTGTAGAGAAAttgtttcaaaaatatttttgccttTTTGTCTGCAAAGAgctataataatttaaaactttTCCCTGTCTTTCTGTAGGCAACTCCTACGCTTATCAGCACTTGCAGCCTCGCTACACTCGCCAACCAGTTGACCCCGGCTTGGCGCCCTACCCAGACCCCTATCCTGTGTCCTATGCCCCGGAACGGCAGTATCCCGCTCCTCCATCTGACCCTCGCTATAGCTATCCACCGCATCACGACAGCCGCCGACATGCACCTTATGGAGGCCACCCTCCTCTCACGTCATATGCTCGAGACGAGCTGGGCCACAGGAGTCCCGTCCCTATGGAGATGACCCCACCACCACAGGCGCCGACAGCAGGAGCCTCGTCCTCCTACCTCCCAGAATCACGGGACAGATATGGCCCTGAGAGCTACAACCACTCCGGCCACAGCAGACCTTACAGCGGCCGGGTGAGATGTCAACCATCACTGTGTTATTCTATAAGATTTAGGACTTATGTGATCATATTTCTGTATATCAAGCAAACTTTTGGGTTCCTAGGAAATCCTGCATAGTGATTATATCGCAAATGACCATGTAAATGATCTTTTCTATACTATGTATACTAGAGTTAGGTGGAATTGTTTCCTCCTATTAATACTAAATTAATGTCACTACTTCTTCCTGTACAAAAGTTTTAAATCCTGTAATATCCGAGTGAAATACCTCATGGCACCATCTGCCTACATACACTGTGTTCTTTTTATTACTAAacaaatatttgtgtgtatacacaGAGCGCCTATGCCCGGCCACAGCCCAGCCTGGACTACCTTCACCGTCGGAGGAAGGAAATCATGGCCCAGCTTGAGGAGCGGAAAGTAGTTTCTCCTCCTCCCTTTGCCTCCTCTCCAAACCTGGCTCATTCTTATGACCCCAGTTATACACAAGAGGCCAGGGGGCAAAATCATGTAAGATCATTAGTGCTTCATTTAAGAGGAAACAAAGTGTCATATGTTTTGTTAAAGGGTCACCAATTCAAACCAAACACAATGAGTTTTAAACATTGAGACATTGTGCCTTGTATTCAGGTAACATTGACATATCGACCAGCTGATAAAGGTGATAAACTCTTTGTACACGTAAAGAAAAGTTATCACAATGGCCATCTGCAGGAAACTATGTCAGTGCTGAGAGACCCAAACTGACAAACTGCTTTTGTGGTTATAGAGTCCTTTCAGTTTCGTTACTACTTCAACAGTTATAAAACAATgaaattaatgtttttaattgcaCATATGGCCAAGCCATGGTTTGGGTTAATTCGGCTCGTggtaatttgtcatttttttcaggGATGGTGGAGCACTTGTATTATACAGAGATGTTTAAAGCTGCTTATGAATCAGATTTGTCCTATATCAAAGTCCAGTGTTGAACACATCAGTAGCCCAGGCTCCCAggacaagcagatttcatgCCCGAGTTATtcggttttttttgttgttggtggtggtttttttttttttttttttttttttataaattattattcttgTTGCCTGGTGGGCATTAACCAGTGCAAGAAAATAAATTCCCTCTTCTTATTGACTGCACACTATAAGATTTTTGCCCCAATTTTCCAGCCCTTGCACTAGTCAGTTCACTTTAATAAGAAAGTGTGTAGGAAGATGATACATTTCCTCAAAACTTACACAAAACCTTCTATAATCAGCAGGtggtaaaaacaacaaacaaaaaaacactcagctgaaaatgcagtttttctGAATAATAAAGCCAAAAGTGTTTTGGTGAAACTGCACTGTCATTaagcaagtgcagatatttGTGTTGTAGATATTTGGATTTGTTGCGCGTGCTAAACTGTTTGTTGCTGTAAATGGTCAACAGTATATGGGAGAAAACCCTCCGCCGTGCCAGAATGTCAGACAACCGGAATACGCGGCGTCGTACTCGccgtggtcatgtgacacttttGTCCCGTACATCGGCACCAAGGATATGAAGTCCAAAGACTGCTCGGCCACAGGCTACATGGAGATGGTAAGCTCTATGTCCATCTCTGTTGAGTTTATAAAGATCACAAAAAGAGAGTTGTTTGGTTTGAACCTTGTCGTGATTGTTCTGTATGTGGGAGTACAGGAGCAAAAGGTTATCAGTGTTTATTCTGTTGAGTTTGCTCCCTAAGGACACACTGATGGAGCAAAGGCCATAACAAAATGCAGGAGCCAAGATATGATATCTATAACCTTTCTGACTGAATATAGAGAAACTCTTTGACTAcatttttcatatgttttctgcAATGTTTGCTCTTCCCTCCTTAAGCAGGCCATAGAAAAAAGCCGGAGAGATCCGGCTCTGGAGTTGCAGCGTCGAGTGGCAGAGGTCAAGGATGATGACCCGATCATCCCTTTTGGCTCGCTGCCCACCGTCTCTCGCTTTGGAGCCATATCTCGCACGTCCAAATCGGGATATCAGCCTGCTGGCCTTGTTCCAGGCCCCCCAGCCAAACACTCTGCAAATGCAGGTACCCTGAAGCAGCTCTGCTCTCTATACTGACCTCCAGATTACAGCAGTGTGTCTTTGCTGCTGATGTGTCTCATGGCACGTTTAAGCAAACACATGCacagaatcacacacacgcacacactcagcctttcatcactttatttatataaatctatAATATTTTCTCAGTGTGTTTGCTGCCTATTGGAGGACTTTATAATGATGTTCCAATGCCCTGTTCCATCTCTTAGTTGATTACAGCTATGGGAATCACGGAGGATGGAGTGAACCCTCTTACACCCAGCACCAAACCATGCCATCTCAGGGACACTTCAGTGAACGGTAGGGGCCCTGTTGTTGTCATAGCAACCCTAATTAAAGTCATAAAGAGTTTTATGAACTATACCTTGTGTTTTTGctgtttataaatgttcatttctGTGGTTCCAGTCTGCCCCCTGCTGCCCAGGACAGGGAACAGCTGAAGATGGAGCTTCATCAAGTCAACCAACAGATTACCCAACAGACTCGCTGTATGGAGGTGAGCTCATTGAGAATTAGCCTTACTTTTCTTTGACAGAAACATTTATTGTAATGTAGTAGAAAGCACCGGCAATGCTACATTAAGTTTATTAATATAGCCGATGTTGCTCAGTCAAATCAAGTCACAGGTAAGATTAAGTATTTACATGAGGGTAATTCATAACCCGGATAATTAAATTAAGGTATAGCATATATAACTCGCCATACCTTATAATTACgttagctaccactttttagtGTATTAAGTTAGTATCCAAGCAGCAAAAATTAGACTGGgcaacacactgcagcttttaCTTGGTTGATTTCTAGCTAGCtggattttatgatttttttttttttccacccttgAACTAGTAATTTAGCATACAGCATCATGTGTAGTCTTTGTACACATTGTACATAATGAGGTGCTTTAAAGGTTTTGGCTGTTTTGCAGAGGGAACCAGTTTCAGCAGCTGGCCAAGCAGCTCCAGTGGAGTGGTCAACGGCTAGTGTTTCCAGCGAGCAGCTGAGCCTAGAGTTGCaccaggtggagagagagatcGGCATGAGGACACGTGAGATGGCCAGGGTAAATAAGTTTATGCAGACAGAACCCTGAAGTTTGATGGCTGTTTCAGCCCTCAAACGGCTTTAAATTCCCCAAAAATAAGACAGCCAGGTACTGTTACACAAACCAACCTTACATTGGACAAAATCTAAAGATCACATTTAGTGTTCATGTAAGTGCTTAATGAAGAGTCTTAAGTGTTTTAAAGATAGCTGGGAACCTAGACTTATGGCAGATGTGACAAATGCACCAGTGTTGATCTGGGTTCAGTCCTTAATCATTACAGAGACTACAGAATTCTAGATCgtttgtggggggttttttgtctTGTAGATGGAGCTTTACATCTGTGAATATATTTGTGTTGCAGGAGGCGGCTAGCATGAAGTACAAGCTGGTAGCAGGAAGTGAGAACGGACAGAGTGAGCACAATATACAGCGGGAAGATCACCACCTAGCCCTCAAGTAAGATACTGGAGATGCTTCTAAACATACATGTGCTGCTGTCTAATTGATGATTGGCTGATAATTGCACGAATGTGGCGGGGTACTGATTTTCCAAATAAATTCCTAGTACAAGTGTTCTTGTAGCTGCTTGTGTCAttcttttgctgtatttttgcttaaatatccttcttttctgttctctttATAGTGAGGGATCAAACGGTTCCAGTTCTGTGGTGCAGGATTGTGGTTTGGGCAGCTCCAGCATGTCCTCCCTGACCAGCAAGACATCCTCACTCAGCTTGTCATCTGAACTGGTGGGCAGCAGCCCGGATCTGACCAAGAACGGGGTGGCTCATGCATGCTCATAGTTTGTCTTCAGCTAGATGCTACCTTATGAGCTggtgtctctttctgtttctctctctctctctctctcacacacaccatctatCACTCTACAATCTGAGTAGAAAGTTGTATCTCAAATTCACCTCCAATTCGCATAGGCTGCAATACACCACCAACCATCAGTTACTTACCTATTTAGCATACTCCACTCATATTGGGTcacattctttttctttaccaCCGCAGTATTGGGATGTTGAACGTTCCatatattcagtacatttcagctGCATTTGTGACCGCTGATTATACAAATAATCAAAAAATTATGAGTCATACTTGCCTCGCAACACCTACAGGATTTTACAGG contains:
- the rc3h1a gene encoding roquin-1a isoform X1 translates to MPVQAPQWTEFLSCPICTQTFEENVRKPISLGCGHTVCKMCLNKLHRKACPFDQTTISTDIELLPVNTALLQLVCPQVPKSQPVTLVKGAEDIKHYDEARTCVEELALYLKPLSNTRGVGLGTASQSLLSRPMQRKLVTLVHCQLVEEEGRIRAMRAARSLGERTVTELILQHQNPQQLSSNLWAAVRARGCQFLGPAMQEEALKLVLLALEDGSPLSRKVLVLFVVQRLEPRFPQASKTSIGHVVQLLYRASCFKVTKRDEDSSLMQLKEEFRTYEALRREHDSQIVQIAMEGGLRIAPDQWSSLLYGDQSHKSHMQSIIDKLQTPASFAQSVQELTIALQRTGDPANLNRLRPHLELLADIDPSPDAPAPTWEQLDKGLVAVKTVVHGLVDFIQNHSKKAGDPQQAPQHSKYKTYMCRDMKQKGGCPRGASCTFAHSQEELEKFRKMNKRLPLRKPLSQSLTQLNDMDMGCNPGLLPDDGLDLAHLTHKPAMVTNGILSVPPGSELTHLVSRGSAAPYDTARKLGKLDTGSLSAPESPPDSLDSIPKVMSSTSHPRVPREGLTAHTLSAVSRVPQMPQYPPHQPEAYYSESRVPPSGSQYDSSQYPSGNSYAYQHLQPRYTRQPVDPGLAPYPDPYPVSYAPERQYPAPPSDPRYSYPPHHDSRRHAPYGGHPPLTSYARDELGHRSPVPMEMTPPPQAPTAGASSSYLPESRDRYGPESYNHSGHSRPYSGRSAYARPQPSLDYLHRRRKEIMAQLEERKVVSPPPFASSPNLAHSYDPSYTQEARGQNHYMGENPPPCQNVRQPEYAASYSPWSCDTFVPYIGTKDMKSKDCSATGYMEMQAIEKSRRDPALELQRRVAEVKDDDPIIPFGSLPTVSRFGAISRTSKSGYQPAGLVPGPPAKHSANAVDYSYGNHGGWSEPSYTQHQTMPSQGHFSERLPPAAQDREQLKMELHQVNQQITQQTRCMEREPVSAAGQAAPVEWSTASVSSEQLSLELHQVEREIGMRTREMAREAASMKYKLVAGSENGQSEHNIQREDHHLALNEGSNGSSSVVQDCGLGSSSMSSLTSKTSSLSLSSELVGSSPDLTKNGVAHACS
- the rc3h1a gene encoding roquin-1a isoform X2, with amino-acid sequence MPVQAPQWTEFLSCPICTQTFEENVRKPISLGCGHTVCKMCLNKLHRKACPFDQTTISTDIELLPVNTALLQLVCPQVPKSQPVTLVKGAEDIKHYDEARTCVEELALYLKPLSNTRGVGLGTASQSLLSRPMQRKLVTLVHCQLVEEEGRIRAMRAARSLGERTVTELILQHQNPQQLSSNLWAAVRARGCQFLGPAMQEEALKLVLLALEDGSPLSRKVLVLFVVQRLEPRFPQASKTSIGHVVQLLYRASCFKVTKRDEDSSLMQLKEEFRTYEALRREHDSQIVQIAMEGGLRIAPDQWSSLLYGDQSHKSHMQSIIDKLQTPASFAQSVQELTIALQRTGDPANLNRLRPHLELLADIDPSPDAPAPTWEQLDKGLVAVKTVVHGLVDFIQNHSKKAGDPQQAPQHSKYKTYMCRDMKQKGGCPRGASCTFAHSQEELEKFRKMNKRLPLRKPLSQSLTQLNDMDMGCNPGLLPDDGLDLAHLTHKPAMVTNGILSVPPGSELTHLVSRGSAAPYDTARKLGKLDTGSLSAPESPPDSLDSIPKVMSSTSHPRVPREGLTAHTLSAVSRVPQMPQYPPHQPEAYYSESRVPPSGSQYDSSQYPSGNSYAYQHLQPRYTRQPVDPGLAPYPDPYPVSYAPERQYPAPPSDPRYSYPPHHDSRRHAPYGGHPPLTSYARDELGHRSPVPMEMTPPPQAPTAGASSSYLPESRDRYGPESYNHSGHSRPYSGRSAYARPQPSLDYLHRRRKEIMAQLEERKVVSPPPFASSPNLAHSYDPSYTQEARGQNHYMGENPPPCQNVRQPEYAASYSPWSCDTFVPYIGTKDMKSKDCSATGYMEMAIEKSRRDPALELQRRVAEVKDDDPIIPFGSLPTVSRFGAISRTSKSGYQPAGLVPGPPAKHSANAVDYSYGNHGGWSEPSYTQHQTMPSQGHFSERLPPAAQDREQLKMELHQVNQQITQQTRCMEREPVSAAGQAAPVEWSTASVSSEQLSLELHQVEREIGMRTREMAREAASMKYKLVAGSENGQSEHNIQREDHHLALNEGSNGSSSVVQDCGLGSSSMSSLTSKTSSLSLSSELVGSSPDLTKNGVAHACS